One region of Oryza sativa Japonica Group chromosome 5, ASM3414082v1 genomic DNA includes:
- the LOC4338276 gene encoding peroxisome biogenesis protein 2 gives MTDPETLPSPSASTDSSSPPPDAWAAEYRRLLPQWESMRDSSKIAIPISISRVNQFDAARLDVEMSAMLKEQLVKVFSLVKPGLLFQYEPELDAFLEFLIWRFSIWVDKPTPGNALMNLRYRDERAAPITGKEVRTGLEGPGLSVSQKVLYCISTVGGQYIWSRLQSFSAFRRWGDSEQRPLARRAWGLVQHAEGLYRASSFFNLLLFLYGARYKTIVERILKARLVYESPNMNRAVSFEYMNRQLVWNEFSEMLLLLLPLLNSSSVKKFLLPFSKDKSASSSGDEADCPICRSSPSIPFEALPCQHRYCYYCLQTRCAATNSYRCARCNEIVVAIQRQGSS, from the exons ctcgtcgtcgccaccaccggATGCATGGGCCGCCGAGTACCGGAGACTCCTCCCTCAGTGGGAGTCAATGCGTGATTCATCCAAG ATCGCTATCCCAATTTCAATATCTAGAGTTAACCAATTTGATGCTGCGAGGCTTGATGTCGAGATGTCCGCCATGTTGAAAGAGCAGTTAGTCAAAGTATTCTCTTTGGTGAAG CCAGGACTCCTGTTCCAATATGAGCCAGAATTAGATGCTTTCCTTGAGTTCCTCATATGGAGATTCTCAATATGGGTTGATAAGCCAACTCCTGGGAATGCGCTCATGAACCTGAGATATAGAGATGAACGGGCAGCGCCCATAACAGGAAAAGAAG TCAGAACAGGTTTGGAAGGACCTGGACTTTCAGTTTCTCAAAAGGTTTTGTATTGTATTAGCACTGTTGGTGGCCAATATATATGGTCCCGCTTGCAGTCTTTTTCTGCTTTCCGTCGATGGGGTGATTCTGAACAG AGACCACTAGCACGTCGCGCTTGGGGCTTGGTGCAGCATGCTGAAGGCTTATACAGAGCTTCTTCATTCTTTAaccttttgttatttctttatGGTGCAAG ATATAAAACTATTGTTGAAAGGATTCTGAAAGCAAGACTTGTTTATGAGAGCCCCAACATGAATAGGGCAGTAAGCTTTGAGTACATGAACCGGCAACTGGTTTGGAATGAATTTTCG GAAATGTTGCTTTTGCTTCTTCCCCTCTTAAACTCATCCTCAGTAAAGAAGTTTCTTCTACCTTTCTCCAAAGATAAATCAGCAAGTTCTTCTGGCGATGAAGCAGACTGCCCTATATGTCGCTCCAGTCCTAGCATTCCCTTCGAAGCTCTCCCATGTCAACACAG gTATTGCTATTACTGCCTGCAAACACGTTGTGCAGCCACAAACTCGTATAGATGTGCAAGGTGTAATGAGATTGTTGTTGCAATTCAAAGACAAGGATCAAGTTAG